GTTGGTTAGGTTTGGTTTAGGTTTCAATTTCTTGATAATGCTGTTGATTTTTGATCGGTGAAGTTTGAATCGGGTTGATATGCTTTCTCTGTGCTGATGCGTGTGTTCTTGTTATAGTTGAGGCGGCCATTGGGGTTTGAGTGTCTCGAATTTTGGGCTTAAATGGATTGAAGAAACTTGGGTTTTGGATGCAATGTTCAAGGCATTGCCATCTGGGTTTctgattttgttattattggTATCTGTTTCTGCTACCGACAACGGATTTCCGCGATGTAATTGCGACGATGAGGGTAGTTTATGGAGCATCGAGAGCATTTTGGAGTGTCAGCGTGTGAGTGATTTCTTGATTGCTGTGGCTTACTTCTCCATCCCTATTGAACTTCTTTACTTCGTTAGCTGCTCCAATGTACCCTTCAAATGGGTTCTGTTTCAGTTCATTTCCTTCATTGTTCTATGTGGTTTGACCCATTTGCTCAATGGCTGGACTTATGGCCCTCACTCCTTCCAGTTAATGCTAGCTCTCACTGTCTTCAAAATCCTCACAGCTCTGGTTTCTTGTGCTACTGCTATTACCCTCATCACTCTCATTCCTTTGCTTCTCAAGGTGAAGGTAAGGGAGTttatgttgaagaagaagacatggGATCTCGGCATCGAAGTTGGGATGATAATGAGGCAGAACGAAGCTGGCTTACACGTTCGGATGCTTACTCAAGAGATCCGCAAGTCGCTTGATCGACATACCATACTTTACACGACCATGTATGAGCTTTCTCAAACTTTGGGTTTGCATTACTGTGCTGTTTGGATGCCTAATGAGAGCAAGACAGTCATGAATTTGACTCATGAGTTGAAGGATAGGAGCTTCTCAGATGGTTATAATGTCTCTATACCGATTAGTGATTCCGATGTCATTAGAATCAAGGGTAGCGATGGGGTTAACATTCTTGGACCAAATTCAGCTCTTGTTGTTGCTAACTGTGGCGAGTCTGATCAACGGGGACCTGCAGCAGCGATTAGAATGCCGATGCTACGTGTTTCGAATTTTAAAGGAGGAACTCCTGAGATTGTTCCGACTTACTATGcaattttggttttggttctCCCTGGTGGACAGCCTAGATCTTGGAACAACCAGGAACTTGAGATAATTAAGGTTGTTGCTGACCAGGTGGCTGTAGCTCTCTCCCATGCCGCCCTTCTCGAAGAGTCCCAGCTCATGAGGGAGAAACTGGCCGAACAAAACCGAGCGCTGCAGCAGGCTAAGATGAAAGCTATGATGGCAAGCCAAGCTAGGCAATCCTTTCAGATGGTAATGAGTGATGGTATGAGGAGACCTATGCACTCCATCTTGGGTTTGCTTTCGATGCTGCAGAACGAGAATGTTAACGACGACCAACAAATTATCCTTGATGCAATGGCGAGGACTGGTAATGTTGTATCGACATTGATAGATGATGTTATGGACGATTCGATTAAGGATAGTGCAAGATTTCCTTTGGAATTGGAGATGAGATCTTTCAGGTTACATTCAATGATAAAGGAGGCAGGTTGTCTTGCCAAGTGCTTGTGTACTTATAAGGGCTTTGGTTTTGCGTTCGAGGTTCAGAGATCTCTGCCCGATCACGTCATGGGCGACGAGAGAAGGGTTTTTCAGGTGATTTTACATATGGTAGGGAGCCTCTTAAATGACATCAACCAGGGAGGAGGATATGCTTTGTTTCGGGTTGTCGCTGAGAGCGGAAGTCAGGGAAGGAACGACCAAAGATGGGGTAACTGGAGACAAAACTCTTCTGATGGGGATGCATATATCAGATTTGAGATTGGGATAAACAAGAGTAACTCTCAATCCGAGGGCGGCTCTATTCCTAACGTGGTATCTGGGGATTGGAGATACGCTAGCGGGGACGGAGCCGAGGAACGCTTGAGCTTTACCATCTGCAAGAAGCTCGTTAAGGTGAGAGATATGTTTAGGTTCGAGTTCTTTTATATGAATATCTCATATTTACCAACTTTTGCTATTCCAATTAGAAGTTTTGTGTAAGTTTTGGTTCAAGTTCTTATATTTCCTCGGTTGTTTATGGTTTTATCACTGGCAGTTGATGCAAGGGAATATATGGGTAATCCCAAATCCTCAAGGCTTTACACGAAGCATGGCACTCGTTCTTCGTTTTCAACTCCGACCCTCGATAGCAGTGGCCATACCGGAGTCTGGAGAATCATATGAACATCCACACTCCAACTCCATCTTCAGAGGCTTGCAAGTTCTTTTAGCTGATGCCGACGACATGAACAGAGCTGTGACACGAAAACTGCTCGAGAAGTTGGGCTGCAACGTGACTGCTGTTTCTTCTGGATATGAATGTCTAACAGCCATGGCACCTGCCAGTGCCTCAATCCAAGTGGTGCTCTTGGATCTTTACATGCCAGAAATAGATGGCTTCGAAGTTACGTCGAGGATCCGAAAGTTTCGAAGCCAGAATTACAGACCAGTGATCATTGCATTAACTGCAAGCGCAGGTGAAGACTTGTGGGAAAAATGTGTTCAGACTGGCATGAACGGTCTCATTCGAAAGCCAGTTCAGTTGCAAGGAATCACCACCGAGCTTCGTCGTGCTCTGCTGCAAACGAACAAGGTCGTTTGAGATCAAAAAATGGCTTCTGCCCAGAGAGGAACGACACACGAAGAACTCGAAAAAATATTCCAGAATTTGACAGTGAAAATGGTATACAATAGTTGTTGTTGCCCCAACCCCCCCTTCTCCTTTAATTCTTTCTAACACGGAGGGAGGGAAAGAAGAATGGCTGCTTCCATTATTCTTTCTTATATCTTGTCATAGTTTTGACTTAGGTCGAAAGATATCGAATCAATTCCATGAACTGAACTGAATAAATGTTCTATCGAGTCGAGTAGGTCTCTTTTGGGTTTGATTCTTAGAATCAAATTCTATTATTTGTGATTTGATTGTTGATCAAATTGATTATGTGATACACGTTATGTAAATTTAGCGTCATTCTTGAATCGTTATTCAAAGTCCATTTTGACCATAATCGCGTAGGTCAGCCTACCAAACTCATTTATGTATCTCGAAGTTCATGAAACTATTGacttttaaatgataattaatattttatctatcTTTTATACATATGTAGTACTCGAACACTATCTTTCGATAGCCACCAATgatgtgagagagagaggtttagAGTGAgaaaatggttttaaaaaaaaacaaataaataaaaaaagaaagatgataTTGTTTGGATAATGGGTTATTGTTTTGTTGGTTGTGGAAAGCATGCATGAAGGTGTTACGTACATGGACTCTTTGTTTCAAcgtcaagaaaaataaataaataaataaataattgtttttggtTATCCCTGCAACTGGCCCCACCATGCCACCTCACCTTTTGGGCTGCGTTTGTGGGCCTTAGggtttataaaatatgaaaaatttaaaattttgtgaaagaGATGGGTTTGGTTGTCAACATTATGTCATGGGTTTATTAATTATGGTACACTACAACCAATCCATCACTCTCACTCAATCCTACCCACTCTCTCTCGATATTCTCTCCAGAtagctcaactttgcacaacatatagAGAATGACTCCAAATAACttatagaattttctttgacGATCTCATCATAGCTTGAATTTAAGCGACTAAAACTCACAGTAACTTCTTCATTGGACCTTGAGTTATGAAAATTCCTTGGTATTGGTTCATGTCACCACATCATATATACATTAAAAGACATCTCTAATATATCAGAATTCATCCTCACAtatgaataagaaaatatgttACTAATACAACTTGAAAATCATCGCGAAGCTtatctaaaatttcatttcatttcatttttattagtCTATATTTCATtatctaataataatactattaaaaaaaaaaaaaaaaaaaaaaaaaaaaaaaaaaaaaaaaaaaaaaNTCATTcgtttaactattttttaaattggtttACTAAAAATCAGTCATTAATCTAGTTGCCTAGTAAGATATGAAACGAAAACCAAAATGGTGTTAAAGAGCTGATAGACAGGCCCACTGGGCTTTAAGGCCTTTTAGAAGTAGGAATATGGGCTGAATCATTATAGTGTTAAAGAGATGATAGACAGGCCCACTGGGCTTTAAGGCCTTTTAGAAGTAGGAATATGGGCTGAATCATTATGGTGTTAAAGAGATGATAGACAGGCCCACTGGGCTTTAAGGCCTTTTAGAAGTAGGAATATGGGCTGAATCATTATGGTGTTAAAGAGATGATAGACAGGCCCACTGGGCTTTAAGGCCTTTTTGAAGTAGGAATATGGGCTGAATCATTATGGTGTTAAAGAGATGATAGACAGGCCCACTGGGCTTTAAGGCCTTTTTGAAGAAGGAATATGGGctgaattgttttttttatttattttaattttcataaaataataataataagaataataatttaggtTTGCAGGAGGGAGAAAGGGAGTTAGACAGACAGCTTTGTCACGTgggaaaaagaagacaaaaaagaGAGTGGAGAGAGGCACACGTGGGAAATGACGTATGTGTCGGGAATTTGATTTAACGGGTGTTTGTCGTTTGTGGAAGAAGGGGAACAGAGCGAGAAAGAGGCACACAGgattgagttaaaaaaaaaagacattttttttggggCAAAAACAGCAAAGATTACAGATTTGGATACTCATCTCCATTAACTTCAATGGAAaacatccattttttttagcatcatttttttgtcaaatcAAATATCCTTTCCCATTCCTCCCCACTTTTCCAGTAGGGTATTGCTTCATACTTCTTCCTCTACTTCCAAATCATTCTTCATAACCTCGTCGTTTACAACTACGAGTACTAAAAGATCAATTATATTGAATTTCTCTATCTTCTCATCGATTTCATATTATCTACGACCTCATTTAATTTTGCTTTAGATGTTATTGAAAAACCCTTTATATTGAGCAATTTCGTAAGAACTTATCTGTTTTTAACTTATGTGAGATTTTGTTCGTATCTCTAGTATTGACTTGTAAATCCTTTCGAAATTTTAGGGTTAGAAATAGGTGACGTGTACTCCATGATAAACGAAACGAAGCTTGTTTGGGAaactactctctctctctattcttGAGAAAAAGATAGAGTTATTCTTAATCATAGTTGGAAAGGTAGATTAGGATAatacattttctttcatgtctctataataatataatatcatacgAGTCTCTTCACATCTTTTACCTATAATAGTTGAACTCTATTTAAGATGCCTTGCATCAGTAAACGTGTAATGGCTCAAACTTATcgatagcagatattatcctcttttaagttttttcttttgagtttcaccttcttaaggtttttaagacgcgtctactagggagaggtttccacctctttataaaaaaaatggtttgttTCACTTTTCAACGGATGTGacatctcacaatccaccctcttttgGTTCCTAGTGTCTTCACTAACactcgttttcctctccaatcaatgtcgttcccttcttcagtcgatgtgagatctcacaatccacccctctttagggttcaacatcctcgctaacactcgttcccctctccaatcaatgtcgtttccctctccaattgatgtgagatctcacaattcactcccttcCGCCttagcatccttgctggcacccgttcctctctctaatcaatgtgggatctcacaatccgcccCTCTTCGagggctagcgtcctcactgacactcattcccctctcgAATCGacgtggggtctcacaatccacccctttcagggcccaacgtcctcgctgacacttgtttcctctctccaatcagtgtagaatctcacaaaaaagtcaaatacAAACTAGAATTTCGGAACTCAAgatcaaaataaaagtagTAGGTTCAAAATCATGGGAACTTGGTGTATAAAATGCAAAGAAATGAGGaagaggagaaggaaaagggaagaagaaagttaggttaaataaagaagaaagtatataaaaaaaaggtgatGTGTAGAGCATGATTAAGCATAGAAGATTGATTGATACCACTAAGTTTGATGGGTAAGGGAAAAGCTCAAACATTTTGTATGGATTGGATGGTGCTGCCTGCCCCACTTTCCACACCATTCCTCTCTCTATgcttcattaattaattttgttcttggtttagtGGGTAAGATTCCCCTTTCATAACccttttttaatcaattctcTTCCCAAATTGAGTTTTTAAGTTCATATTATTGATGCCAATGTCTTTATGGGTCTTTCTTCATCTCTACCCCATAACCCATCTTTAATGGGAATACTTCTTCTTTCCCACCTTCAACATCTTGAACATAGTGAAACTTCAATGAGTGGATAGGGAATATCATCTCTCTCTTGctttcaaaccctaaaccctaatatCAAACACACTATCTCGTTATGCGATCGAGTAAGTAGCTCGATGAACGAATGAATTAGGTTAAATTGAAAAGTGGGTCAATTAtacttttagaaaattttattgtttaaacaAATGATAGGCATTGATGTCATGCCACGTTTGatcttattttaaatgtaatgATGTATAATCGAAATTAATCTCAAATTCTAAgagattttgaatattttagtctccaaacaaacaattttttaattattttaaacaaacatgttgggaaattgaaataaaaaaaaacataaaatcacaataaataaaaaatttctctaaTGATTACTCTTGATTTGGGGGAAATGGATGGTACAACAATGAAGcttaattaaaagatttggTAAAGGTAATGAGCTCatcaatataattataatatacattaaaccctaattggtaatataatattttaactttttataataattcaaaactttataatGACTTAATTAACTCTTACATAGTTTCTTAATGGTTATAATTAATCTCCCaaatccttcaaattttttaatataacatctttaaatttatattttatgtaattttctcGTTGACAACGTTATGAACTAAACAGAGTGATTAAGTGactaaaagaaatttaataattacatatAACTGAGTTTTTTCGAGTTTCAAAAAGCTAAAAACACTGAAACAAGTTTTTGAGACAATAATTGAACTAATTGAACCCTTCAAATGATTTACAAATCTGGAATCAAATTGTGATTAGAATAACTAATACACCATAAGATAAGATTAGCACCATAATGAGAGgagaaataagaacaaaaaacaatataattgaaaagacAAGCGAATTATcttgtttgtttattaatcccaaccagaaaagaaaaaaaaaaaaaaaaaaaacattctccttttttttttttttggtctcaTCAATCCTAATAATCAGTATAACGTTCTTGTTCTCataatttaagatttcaaTACGGCGGTCGGACGTAAGCATAGCCGTCGTGGCCGAGCTGAACGCCGTTGGGCATCATGTCGGGCAGTAAATTATACAACGGCAAAGTGGGATCCGGCATCCCAGTTGGCATCTGCCCACCGCCTCTAATTTCCTGTGGTGGGCTTGTAGCGCCGCCGTGTGAGGCGGATCCACTGCCAATTTCATGATCCTCCGGATCTTCAAGAGGCAACCTTTCATAAGTGGCATTAGAAAAAGTAGCAGCAATTACCATAATAGGACCGGCCGCCACAAGCGACCCAACAACGCTCCCGCCGACAACCTGCCCCTGACCGCCCGACAAGTAAACGGTCAGCCCGGTGGATCCGGGTGGGGCTGGACCGGGTAAAAACGCGCCGGTTAAAGAGAGAATCTCAAACCTTCCTTGGAGTGGCATTACCGAACCGGGAGAAGTAGGCTGACGTAACGTGACGTTAGCGACCAAGCCGGTTGCACTGAGGACACAGACGCCACGCTGGCGCTTCCGAGCGAATTGGGCGATTGAATCCGCCACGTCAGATCCGGCAGCCACCTCTAGAACGTAGCTCCGAAGGGCGTTGGGACTGTCACGTGTGACGAAGATGGGtggttttggtttgtttttagATCCAGGTGGACGCCCTCTTGGTCTCCGGTTTCCGGTCTCCACAGCACCTTCTTTCGGCTCATCACGGTTGTTGTCATCATCGTCGTCCTCTCGGCTTCCGCTTCCTCCGCCGCTGTTTTCATCGCTTTGTTTGAAGATTGGTGAGTTGACCGCCGCCGGGTGATGATGATCGAGCCCCGGCAGCCCCACCTGCGTGGTCCACCAAGGATTCGCCAgacctaaaatttaattaaactcctccaaaattaaaaaaaaaaaaaaaaaaaaaNAATGAATTGgatcaatgaaattgatctGTGGAGAGGGTTTTGAGGGAAAAGGAGAGAGACCCTTTTGTtaatttagagagagaagaaaaacccATATTTTAGTTTTGGAGAAAGATGAGAAATTTAGGAAGAGATGCAAAGAGGAAAACCCTTTGCACCTGTTGTTGTTGCAGTAATGGAATGGAGGGAATCAAAGCGCAAATACAGAAGAATAAACCCAGAGATGGGGAAGCACTAAGTAATGGGGTCAAACActcaactctctattttttttattttttttttattttttttaaaattggaggGCATATGaagattattaaattatacccagaaaaaaaaaaatgtattttttgtgGAAATTTTGTTGTAGaagaaccaaacaaaatgaattatttgattaattgttttttatttttatttttattttttataatataggGTGATCGGCTCTGCTTTTAGGGGTTCTtggaaattagggtttggtgGGTTTGGGTGGCGTGCGCGTGGGAAGGGGTGGCCTCACCACTTCTGTCTCGAGAAGTGGGAATGGTGACAGGAAAATGGTATGGGCCTTAACACGAGcccattctattctaattgggcttttattttccttttgtttctcttgTATTCTCTCCACcattttagacttttcctttttcaagaTCTCAAATGAGTTGAGTTGTTCCTCCTCCTTCTATAGTCATTAATGGAAGGGctaattcttcttttataGTCACTCTTCATCTGAATTCTCTTtatctccattttttattatgcTTTCCCATATTCTTTGTCCGTCCTTTCAGTATGatatccaaaattttcaagcgAACAGTTGCTTTTCTATAAACGATACCAATTATGTAGAAAACAATGTATTTGGCCTTTACATAACGACAACACTAAAAATAGAGAGATAATTTATTGGTGGGTAACCtaattttctaacttttttttggtCGTTCATGAAAAGCTAATAAATTATTCTCAACAGAAAGTATATCCCATTGTATACAATATTCTCAACAATTCTATCCAATACTTATCTAACCATTTTATTACTTTTCACCTTTTGAAgtcatattaaaattaaaattgctCCTTTAAATCGATAGATATGTGGACCAAAACAATAATCATCTAATATTGTTCGAATTATTACCTCTTTTCTTTGAAGTTATATTTAGATCATGAATATAAAAGTTACCATTAATGCATCATGGAAGGTTAAACCTTTTTAGAaagcaaatttggaaaatggagtaaaaaacatttatatttttttttaagaaaatgactAAATTTCTTTAATGGTAGGTATTTTAggttcatatttaaaattatttaaacttaaCGTGATCGATCGTGATCGTGATGAATCTTCTCGGTagtaaaaaatcattttaaaaaaatatccgtACATAAAAATGCGTGCCCATTTCCCATCcttcttatttattaagagCACAACACGAATTGAAGCAGCTTATTGAAGAACCATGTGCACACTTGAGAGGCGTGGTGATCTCTTCATCGTCACCCTCACCGGCGACGACGAGCACTGGATCGGACCACCCTTGATTTCCTCCTTCCTCTCTCTTCTCACCCAAATCAACTCCCAAGCCACTCCCGGTTCCGTTCTGATCACCACCTCCCATGGCCGCTTCTTCTCCAATGGCTTCCACCTTCCCTGGGCTCAATCCGCTGCCTCCAAATCCGCCGCTAAAGACCGCATACTCCACATGGTTCATATCTTCAAGCCTGTCGTCGCcgcccttctctctctccccatGCCCACCATCGCCGCTGTCTCCGGCCatgccgccgccgccggttTTGCTCTCGCTCTTAGCCATGATTACGTCCTGATGAGGCGCGATAGAGGCGTGCTCTACATGAGCGAGGTCAGTTAACCAAATCATAATTCATAAACTTTCTTATACAAATAAAcgtaatatttattttaatccaaatatgttgaaaaaattcttcaattaAACTAAATgcaaaataagatttaaaggTAATATGACCATAAGTtacaataatttgaaatattaaataataacaaagTAAATTATCATTCATAAACACatttatataaatcaaaacaattaaaaattgagaataaaatatctaattattagacacaaatttaaaaatgggaGGACTAAAACTCGTAATTTATTATTCATGACAGATTGACTTGGGTTTTACGTTGCCCGATTACTTTGCGGCATTGATGAGGTCGAAGATCGGGTCAGCCTCGGTTCGTCGAGACGTGCTGCTGGCAGGGATGAAGGTGAATGGTGAAACAGCAGTGAAGTTGGGAATCACAGATGCAGCACACGACGGCGGGGAGGCACTGATGGAGGCGGCGGTGGCGATGGGGGAGAAGTTGGCAAAGAGGAAGTGGGAAGGAGAAGCTTACGCGGAGATTAGGAAGAGTCTGTATCCTGAAATGTCTCCGTTACTTAATGAACTGAGTGGAAAGCTGTAAAGAGGTGAAGAAGTAATGTAAAGGAAGTATTTGTACTCGATGTgtcattcaatttcattatcatcagtctcccaactgagctatgaGCTATCCCACATTCTCGATTCGAGGGTTTTGGTGACTCCATAAACAATATATTACTTCAgcaaaatgataaaataaagttCTCTCCATTCCAGAATCTGAGCCCAATATTCACTAAATTTATACgatgaaataaaatcataaagaTCATACTAAAAGAAAGAACTGAGAAGCACAAGAAACTAAACTAACATCATTTATGTACATATTTGCCCAAATGCTGAGAAGTTTGTGCTAGAAGTAGCAAATAGCAGAAACAGACCTTTTAGGAGTTCATATAGCACATCGCTTGTGCTTGAAGATAATAAGAATCCTTGTATTTTCTGCCACTTGCAACAAAAATTCCGCTGTTAATCCAGTCTTCACGATGTATCCAAGCATCCCGCCCAAAATCAAGCACTCCAATAATCTGTCACATCGTTATCATATACTATTATTCTAATGGATTTGAATCTTCAAGaaaaatgttaagaatgataGCTTGTAAACTCTGCTGCAGCTAAAGATAATTTCACTATGTATTATTCCTTTATTCGAGAAGGGAAATTGTgtcgaggattgttggaagatgagtctcacatcggctaattaaagggaaaagacaaaataaattaataataataaatgtgaatAGTCGTCTTTTAATGGCATTCAACTTACCGCTCCGCCTTTCCATGATGCAAAAGAAGGGTTTGTTCTTGATTGCAACACCTATTTGGAACACATTGTTCAGTCATATAATAAGTTTAAAGTGGACAAGAACTTATAGAGGGTCATTGATAATCTAATATTAATGTGGtactaaattcaaataatttccaAGTTCGATTATCTAGACGTAAGGAAATGACTTGTGTTATATGCAATCTAACCTCAACAGTATCTATCGCTTCATTACAAGGAATTGCATGCAAGACTCTGCAAAgggaaacaaagaaacataTACAAGAGCGTTAGAATATCAAGCACAAGTAGATCACTCCCAAAGAGTACTTCAGACACTGAGATGACAAGGATGAAGATATACTGCCATTAACCTATGTTCCTAGAATG
This portion of the Cucurbita pepo subsp. pepo cultivar mu-cu-16 chromosome LG08, ASM280686v2, whole genome shotgun sequence genome encodes:
- the LOC111800059 gene encoding AT-hook motif nuclear-localized protein 20-like, with amino-acid sequence ILGLANPWWTTQVGLPGLDHHHPAAVNSPIFKQSDENSGGGSGSREDDDDDNNRDEPKEGAVETGNRRPRGRPPGSKNKPKPPIFVTRDSPNALRSYVLEVAAGSDVADSIAQFARKRQRGVCVLSATGLVANVTLRQPTSPGSVMPLQGRFEILSLTGAFLPGPAPPGSTGLTVYLSGGQGQVVGGSVVGSLVAAGPIMVIAATFSNATYERLPLEDPEDHEIGSGSASHGGATSPPQEIRGGGQMPTGMPDPTLPLYNLLPDMMPNGVQLGHDGYAYVRPPY
- the LOC111800952 gene encoding enoyl-CoA delta isomerase 2, peroxisomal-like, with product MCTLERRGDLFIVTLTGDDEHWIGPPLISSFLSLLTQINSQATPGSVLITTSHGRFFSNGFHLPWAQSAASKSAAKDRILHMVHIFKPVVAALLSLPMPTIAAVSGHAAAAGFALALSHDYVLMRRDRGVLYMSEIDLGFTLPDYFAALMRSKIGSASVRRDVLLAGMKVNGETAVKLGITDAAHDGGEALMEAAVAMGEKLAKRKWEGEAYAEIRKSLYPEMSPLLNELSGKL
- the LOC111799991 gene encoding ethylene receptor 2-like isoform X1, whose protein sequence is MFKALPSGFLILLLLVSVSATDNGFPRCNCDDEGSLWSIESILECQRVSDFLIAVAYFSIPIELLYFVSCSNVPFKWVLFQFISFIVLCGLTHLLNGWTYGPHSFQLMLALTVFKILTALVSCATAITLITLIPLLLKVKVREFMLKKKTWDLGIEVGMIMRQNEAGLHVRMLTQEIRKSLDRHTILYTTMYELSQTLGLHYCAVWMPNESKTVMNLTHELKDRSFSDGYNVSIPISDSDVIRIKGSDGVNILGPNSALVVANCGESDQRGPAAAIRMPMLRVSNFKGGTPEIVPTYYAILVLVLPGGQPRSWNNQELEIIKVVADQVAVALSHAALLEESQLMREKLAEQNRALQQAKMKAMMASQARQSFQMVMSDGMRRPMHSILGLLSMLQNENVNDDQQIILDAMARTGNVVSTLIDDVMDDSIKDSARFPLELEMRSFRLHSMIKEAGCLAKCLCTYKGFGFAFEVQRSLPDHVMGDERRVFQVILHMVGSLLNDINQGGGYALFRVVAESGSQGRNDQRWGNWRQNSSDGDAYIRFEIGINKSNSQSEGGSIPNVVSGDWRYASGDGAEERLSFTICKKLVKLMQGNIWVIPNPQGFTRSMALVLRFQLRPSIAVAIPESGESYEHPHSNSIFRGLQVLLADADDMNRAVTRKLLEKLGCNVTAVSSGYECLTAMAPASASIQVVLLDLYMPEIDGFEVTSRIRKFRSQNYRPVIIALTASAGEDLWEKCVQTGMNGLIRKPVQLQGITTELRRALLQTNKVV
- the LOC111799991 gene encoding ethylene receptor 2-like isoform X2 — encoded protein: MFKALPSGFLILLLLVSVSATDNGFPRCNCDDEGSLWSIESILECQRVSDFLIAVAYFSIPIELLYFVSCSNVPFKWVLFQFISFIVLCGLTHLLNGWTYGPHSFQLMLALTVFKILTALVSCATAITLITLIPLLLKVKVREFMLKKKTWDLGIEVGMIMRQNEAGLHVRMLTQEIRKSLDRHTILYTTMYELSQTLGLHYCAVWMPNESKTVMNLTHELKDRSFSDGYNVSIPISDSDVIRIKGSDGVNILGPNSALVVANCGESDQRGPAAAIRMPMLRVSNFKGGTPEIVPTYYAILVLVLPGGQPRSWNNQELEIIKVVADQVAVALSHAALLEESQLMREKLAEQNRALQQAKMKAMMASQARQSFQMVMSDGMRRPMHSILGLLSMLQNENVNDDQQIILDAMARTGNVVSTLIDDVMDDSIKDSARFPLELEMRSFRLHSMIKEAGCLAKCLCTYKGFGFAFEVQRSLPDHVMGDERRVFQVILHMVGSLLNDINQGGGYALFRVVAESGSQGRNDQRWGNWRQNSSDGDAYIRFEIGINKSNSQSEGGSIPNVVSGDWRYASGDGAEERLSFTICKKLVKLMQGNIWVIPNPQGFTRSMALVLRFQLRPSIAVAIPESGESYEHPHSNSIFRGLQVLLADADDMNRAVTRKLLEKLGCNVTAVSSGYECLTAMAPASASIQVVLLDLYMPEIDGFEVTSRIRKFRSQNYRPVIIALTASAGEDLWEKCVQTGMNGLIRKPVQLQGITTELRRALLQTNKVF